CCTCCGGAAGCGGGCTGTGGTCAGAATGCGATCCTGGCCATCAAGAATGCCATTCTGGCTGGTTGCCGAGGGCGATTTGACCGAAATCGGCGGTCGATCGGCTACCCGGGTGGGCGGCAGCCGCAGAGTAGGATTCTGTCGTGGTGAAACGCGATACTGCTGCTGGAGAACCATGACCTCACGGGTGGCGGCCGCGGTGGCGCGGGCCCTCGACGCGCGCCAGCGGGAAGCGACCGAGGAGGTGGAGCGGATCCTGCGGGCCGCGCTGGTGGTCATGGAACGGGTGTCCCCGGCACCGCCCCGGGTCAGCGACATCGTCGCGGAGGCCGGCACCTCCAACGCCGCGTTCTACCGCTACTTCTCCGGCAAGGACGATCTGATCCTCGCGGTGCTGGAGCGCGGCGTGAGCCTGGTGGCGTCCTACCTCGAGCACGAGATGGCCAAGGAGACCACCCCGCTGGCGGCGGTGGCGCGCTGGATCGAGGGAACGCTGGCACAGATCGGCGAGGCGCAGTTGATGAACGTCACCCGCGCGGCCATCAACCAGTTCACGCCCAGCCGCGACAACGAGATCACCCAGCCGCTGCGCCGGTTGCTCGAGGAACAGGTCGCCGCGGCCGGCTGCGACAACCCCGAGCTCGCGACCGACGCGGTGTTCGCCACCGTGCTCGGCACGCTGCGCAGGCATGTGGAGGAGGCGACCCGGCCGACTCCCGCCGAGGTCGACCACCTGGTTCGGTTCTGTCTGACCGCGATCGACCCCGAGGTGACACCCAGCCCGACCGCCGTCGCCCGCACCCGTCGGCGACGCGGATCCGCCGCCCGGCGCCCGCGCACCAAGCGCTGAGATCGACTCCCCGACCGGTTGCCCGGCGGTAAGCTACTCACTACGCTATCCGAAATAACTAAATATTTTTCTGTTTCGGCTGGGATTCGGCGCACCGGGTCCGGCCGAGGCATAGGAGTTGCCGTGCCGCGTCACGCGGGTGTCGCCCGTGACCGGCGGCGCCTGGCATAGCGAAGGAGTGACGTGACGACCGCGCTGGCGGACACCGAAGACCTCGATGAGCTGCGGTCCCGGATACGGTCGTTCCTGCAGAACGCGCCGAAGCCGGACGGTCTGCGCAACTACGGCCCGACCCCGACCGCCGACGACATCGAACCCGGGCGCGCCTGGCACAAGTACCTCGCCGAGCACGGCTACGTGTGTCTGCACTGGCCGAAGGAGTACGGCGGCGCCGATGCCTCGGTGGCGTTCCAGGCGATCTTCGCCGAGGAGTGCGCGCGCGCCGGGGTGCCGCGTCAGCTGGGCATCACCGCGATCGATCTGGTCGGGCCGGTGCTGATCAAGTTCGGCACCCCCGAGCAGAAGGCGCGCTACCTCGACCCGATCCGGCTGGGTGATCACGTCTGGACACAGCTGTTCTCCGAGCCGGGCGCCGGATCGGATCTGGCCGGGGTGCGTACCCGCGCCGAGAAGACCGACACCGGGTGGCGGATCAACGGCCAGAAGGTGTGGAGCTCGGCGGCCAACTCCGCCCAGTACGGGTTGCTGCTGGCGCGCACCGGCCCGGAGCAGCACGCCGGGCTGAGCATGTTCATCGTGCCGATGGACGCACCGGGTGTGTCGGTGCGCCCGCTCAAGCAGATGGACGGCGAGTCGAAGTTCAACGAGGTCTTTTTGGACAACGTCGAGCTCGCCGACGACGCGCTGATCGGCGAGCCCGGCCAGGGGTGGGCGATCGCCCTGGTGACGCTGGGCCGCGAACGGCTCACGCTGGGCACCCAGGCGGTCGCGATGTTCAAACTGCACGAGCGGATGGTGCAGGCCGCACGCGACCGCGGCCGGCTCGATGCGACGCTGAGCCGGTCGCTGACCAGGCTGTGGGCCCGGATGTGGTTGCTGCGCTACACCTGGCAGCGCGCGATCGAAGGCGGCGACCTCACCTCGCCGGCGTTCTCGGTGCTGAAGCTGATGACCTCCGAAACCGACCGCGACCTGGGCGATCTGGCCACCGAGGTGCTCGGCACCGACGTCTGCGTCGACCCGACGGCCGGCACCGACGACGCCGACCTGGTGCGCGCCATGCTGGTCGGCCGCGCGCAGACGATCCTCGGCGGGACCAGCGAGATTCAGCGCAACATCCTCGGCGAGCGGGTGCTGGGCCTGCCCAAAGAACCCCGGTGACCGAGGTGCTCTCCGGCGCGGACCTGCGGGCCGCGCTGCGCCGCGAGCTTCGCCCGGGCATGACGGCTCTTCCGAGTTAGCAGGGGCGTACCTGCTTGGTGCTGGGTGGCGTCCGCCGGGATTGGCGGGTGCAGGCCCACCGTACTCGGCGGCGTTGGTTTTCTGGGTTGCGGAATCCGAAGGCGATGCGGCCGACGTGTTTGATGATGCGGTTGTAGCCTTCGCTGCGGGCGTTGGACAGTCCGGTCTGGATGGCCAGGATCATCGGCTCCTGCCATGCTGAGATGGTGCGGGCAAGCTTGCTGATCTCGGGCACCGAGCAGGCGGCGCAGAACGTGTAGAACCGGTACAGCGCATCGCGGATCTCGTAGGTCAATCCGCCACGGGCGGTGCAGGCCAACACATCTCGTAGGAGCTCTTTGGCGATCCAGGCGGCGGCGATGTCGCCATTGGGGTCCGCTGAGGTCAGTTTCACGAACAGCTTGTGGCGTTGCTCATCGGTCAATCGCTCAGCGGCGCGCAGCAGCCGGCGCCGGTTGATCCATTCGGGGTCGCTTTTGCGTCCGCGGCGCAAACGGTGGGCTTGGGTAGTGCGGCGCCGGACCTCATCGACCATTTCGTTGGCCCGCTTGACCAGATGAAACCGATCGACGATCAGCTTCGCGTGCGGCAACGCTTGGCGCGCAGCGTTGGCGTAGGTGACCGACATGTCGATCGCGACGAACTCGATGGTGGCCTTCCAGCCGGGATCACGCTGATCCAGCCAGTCGGTCACCGGTTTGGCCGCACGGCCGTTGACCTGCACCAACAACCCGCCCGTGCCGGTGATATCGACCAGCCCGGTGTCGAAGCGGTCCACCCAGGATCGGGTACCGGTCTGCGAGCAGGTCTCCCATTTGGCCTTGCCGCGACGGGTCTCGTCGATTCCCAGCACGCTCACGGCTTCGGGTTCGCCGGCCAGCACCGGGTCCGCCGTGGCGATGACCGCGTCGTGACAGGTGTTCCAGGTGCAGCCGTACGCGGCGGCGACCGCCTTGACCGAGCGGTCATCGTCAAGCACCGCCGAGGCCATCTCGCGCTTGGCCCGCACCGTCACCCGTGCTCGCGGCGGGATCGACGGCACCGACTCTGTGAATGACTTGCGGTCACAACACATGTTGGCGCACAACCACTTTCGTTTCCGCCACACGATCCGGGGAATGTCCGGCCCGATCTTGATATCGCGGGGCCGAGTGCTCACCCAGCCCTTCGAGCGAGCTGACCGGACCATGCATCCAGGACACACGCCGACCCACTGCTCGGCGGTGCGGACATAGATGGTGCGGGTTCGGTCGAGGTCGACATGCACAGACTCCACGACGACACCGTCGAGTCCAAGCAGCAGGGAACCACTAGTCTGGGGCAAGCTCGCGCCTTTGCTTCTGGATGCGTCAAGAACACCCAGTTGACAAGGGCGCGAGCCCTCAATCAGTCACCGACACGATCCGAATCGGTCACACCAGACCCCTACCAACTCGGAAGAGCCGGCATGACCGTCGCGTTCGGCGACGGTGTCGGTGCCCTGCGGTCGCTGGCCGACGGGACCGCGGTCGGTGCGGTGCTCAGCGAGGTCGCGCGCGAGCTCGGCGGCATCCGGCTGGTGCTGGGCTGGTTGACCGCCGCCCCGGAGGGTTTGGATCCCGGCGCGTTCACCGACGTGGTGGCGTTGATGCCGGGTTGGGGCGTTCGGACCGTGTTGTCCTGTGCCACCGCGCGTTTCGTTCCCACCCCGCTCAGCGGTATCGCCGCGCTGCTGGCCGACACGCTGCGTCCGGACGTTCTGCTGACCCGGTTGGTGCTGCGCGACAGCGACGCCTGTTTCGGCACCGAGGTGTCCTGGCAGCGTCAGCTCGCCGACGGCGGGGTGCGGGTGCTCGGCATCGCCGACGACACCGCCCCGTGCGCCGACGCCGGCCCGCCGGTGGCCGCAACGGTGCTCGGGCGCTGCACCGACGGTCCGCGGCGGTACGAGTCCGCCGCGCCGGAGCCGGTGCACGAGGCGCTGGCCGACGCCGTGCTGCGGTTCGTCCCCGAGGGCGCCCGGCTGCAATACGGCCCGGGTCAGTTGGGCACCGCGCTGCTGCGCCGCACCGACAGGGCGCTGCGGATCGATACCGGATTGCTCACCGACGCGGTGGTCGACCTCGACCGGCGGGGACTGCTGATCGGAACCCCGTCGGCGACATACCTGTTGGGCAGCGACGAGCTGTACGCGTGGGCCGACGGGCGGGCGATTCTGCGCGGCATCGACCACACCCATGACGTCTCCCGGCTGGCCGCCGACGAGGGGCCGTTCATCGCGGTCAACACCGCGATCGAGATCGACCCGGTCGGCCAGATCAACGTCGAGGGCGTCGGCGACAAGGTGGTGGGCGGGATCGGTGGACATCCCGACTACTGTGCGGCCGCCCGCCGGTCGCGCGGCGGGCTGTCGATCATCGCGGTTCCGTCCAGAACGAAGGGCCGCTCGCCGCTGGTCGAGCGGCTGAGCCGGCCGGTCTCCACGCCCGCCTACGACGTCGACCTCATCGTCACCGAATCGGGCCACGCCGATCTGCGGGGCGCCGACTGGACCGAGCGCAGGCGGCTGATCGCCGCGTTGTTCGAGTGAAGGAGCGCAATGTCACAGGAATTGGCGGGGTCACAACCATTGGCCGGACGCGTGGTACTGGTCACCGGGGGCGGCCGGGGCATCGGCCGCAGCCACTGCCTGGCGCTGGCCAGACACGGGGCGGCGGTGGTGGTCAACGATCCCGGTGTCAGCCGCGACGGCACCGCCGGTGACACCGGGCCGGCCGCCGAGGTCGTCGCCGAGATCGAGGCCGCGGGCGGAAAAGCGGTCGCGCACACCGGTTCCGTCGCCGATTGGGACGATGTCGCCGACATGATCCGCACCGCCGTCGACACCTTCGGCACGCTGACCGGGGTGGTGAACAACGCCGGCATCGTCCGCGACGCGACGGTGACCAACGCGACCGAGGAGGACTGGGACGCGGTGATCGCGGTGCACCTGAAGGGCACCTTCGCGGTCACCCGGCACGCGTGCGCCTACTGGCGGGAACAGGCCAAGGCGGGCAATCGGATCGACGCGCGGATTGTCAATACCGTCTCGGGTGCGGGGCTGTGGGGCAACTACGGTCAGGCCGCCTACGGTGCCGCCAAGGCGGCGATCGCCAACCTCACCGTCGTCACCGCGATGGAGGGGCGCCGATACGGGGTGACCGCCAACGCGATCTCGCCGCTGGCGGTGACCCGCATCAGCCAGGACTTCTTCAAGGGTGAGCGGGCCGGCGACCCCGCGCTGGATCCGGCGCGCAGCTCGGAGGTGGTCGCCTGGCTGCAGTCGGCGGAGTCGGGGTGGTTGACCGGGCAGATCCTGCGCATCGACGGCCACAAGCTGATCCGGATCGAGGGCTACAGCGAGGCGCCGCAGCGGTATCACGCACAGGACGGGGAGTCGCTGCGGTTCGATGAGATCGGCCAGGCGGTGAGCTGGCTCTACGGCACCGCCCCGCGCGGCCTCGCCGGCCCCTTGCCGACCTCCTGACTTCTTCCCGGCGAGCAGACGTGAAAACCCCCAAAAAGGCGCGGAATTGGGGGTGCTCGCGTCTGGTCGCGGCAGAAAAGTCAGCTGCCGTCGGCGGCGCCGCGCTCGCGGCCCAACACCAGCAGCAGGTCCTGGTCTTGTCGGCCCAGCCCGCGTAATAGCGGATCCACTCCAGCGCCTTGCCGACCATCGTGGTCGCGATGGTGACCGGGGTTCCGTTCTCCCGGGCACCAGCGGTATGACACTGTCCACACCGCCGGTAGCCGGGTTGACGTGCCGTCCTGTTGCGCGGTCGTCATGGTGCCGCTCCTCAGTTGACGGGGAGGGGAATCGGGTAGATGCCGGATTCGACGTAGGTCCGGATGTCGCGAACCGGGATGATCCCCTGGGGCGTGGTGATCACGCCGTTGGCTCGGCAGGCCAGCCCGTAGTAGGAGATCGCGGCCTGGGCCTGGCAGTAGGTGTACATCCAGCGGCCGTAGGCTTCGATGATCACCGCGACGGCGCTCTCCTCGGATCGCATGGTCAGCGAGACCTTCGACGGGATGGTCTGCCCGGTGCGGGGATCGGTCCAGTAGTCCAGCTCGGTGACCTCGATCTGATCGCCCGCGAAATGACTGTGCTCGTTGCCGATGCTGGTGTGCCCGAAGGTCACCCCGGTGGCTTCCTTGATGTAGCTGAAGACCCGGAACTCCTCGTCGAGCAGCCAGATCCAGTAGTGTCGCGTCTTGCGCAGGGCGGTGTCACCGTGGACCCACTGGTCACCGATGATGACCTTCTCGTGCATGCCGATTCCGCGTTGCAGCGCGTAGGTCCGGCCACCGGCGGCGATCGTGCCCTCGACCCACAGCGGCTGTTCGATCCCGGCCATGCCGTTCTTCTGCAGGTCGTCGAATGCGCCGAGGAACCGGGAGGCATCGCAGAGTCCGCCCATCGTGATATCGAAGTCGACCCCGGCGTGTTGACCCTTGACGCTCCAGTACGGCACCTCGGCGGTGGTGACGATCCCTCCCTCGTTCCATACCACCGTGTCTCCGTCGCGGGTGACCTCCAGCTGCCGCGGCCGGACCGGGTCCGAACGCACACCGATGTAGTCGTTGTCGTTCATGCCCGTGTACCGCAGCGACTTCGGTAACGCCATGAAGTTGGTCTGCCGCAACGTGGTCGGCCGTCCGCCCCATGCCTCGCCGTCGACGTTGAAGGTCAGGCTGACCGCGAAGACATCGTGGTCGTCGGTTTCACCGGTGACGAAGAAGGCGTTGTCCTCCAACAGATGCTTTCCGGTGAAGTGGGGAGCACCCAGTTTGTCGCGGTAGCTGAGCGTCTCCTCGGGTTTGACGTCGCTGATTGCCGGGCGCCGAACGGTCATCATCGGAGAACTCCTCACCTGTTTGCCACGTGGGCTGTCCGACGTGGACGAATGGGTTACCGCAGGGTGTGACACCGATCACGGTAAGCGTCACCCACACGAAAGTCAATCATTGGTTGATTATCTATCGATCAGGGTTACTCCCCAGGTGTATCGACTGTCCGACAGGAGATTTCGCGTGACGAGTGGTCAGCGCCGCCGGCGACCGGTAGCCGCTCCGTCCGGCGCCTCGAGCGCCTGACCCCACATCGGCAGGACGGACCGCAGAACCACATAGAAGACCTCGTCGCGACCGGGCACGGCGTCGTCACTGTCGTAGGTGAACGGCAGGATGTTGGCCGCGACACCGATGGACAGCAACATCTGCCGAAGCTGCAGCCCCGGGTCCGGGACGGTCATGCCGATCCGCGAAAGATATTCCTCCAACGAGGCTTCCATCGGCGCGAGCGTGGCGCTGATACGTCCGCGGACGTGCGCGACCACCTCGTCGTCGTCCGAATCGGCCAGCAGGCGGATCATCGCCTGCGCGATCGCGCGATTGTCGGTGAGAAAGTCGAAGAACGCGGTGGCGAACCTAATGATGTACTCCCGTTCGCTGCCGCGCCCCTGTGACACATCGTCGAGCCAGCCGCGGTGCAACTCGCCGATCGCGTCCAGCAGCGGGCTGAGCACCGCCTCGACGAACAGCTTCTCCTTGGATTCGAAGTAGCGGAAGATCAGTTCGTGCGACACCCCGGCCCGCTCGGCGATCTCACGGGTGGTCGCGCCGTAGCCCCGTTCGGCGAACAGTTGACGCGCGGCGTCGCGGATCAGGCCCGGAGCCGTGCCCCGGCGCGCCCGCGGCCTGCGCCCAGTCGCCATAGCCGTGCACTCTATCGGTCCACCGCGCGCGACCGCAGCGGTGGACCGCGTCAGCGACTCCCGGCGCCGTACTCCCCCGGCTTCGGACAGAAGCTCTGCGCCCAGCGCCGCATCATGCGGAACAGCTTGGCCTCCTCGGTCTGCAGTGACGGCGGTTCGATGAACCGCTGACGCTGCCAGATGGCCAGGTCTTCCGGGAACACCGACTCGATGGCCGCGATGCGCGCCGTCCGCTGCTCGTCGGTCTCCCCGTCGATCTTCTCGATGAACAGGGTCTGGCGCAGGATCGAGTTGTGCGCGTCCACCGGGGTGACCGAGATGGCCGAGTGCGTGTTGTCCCGGCCGGAGAATCGGGTGTAGGCCATCCCGACTCCCCACTGCTTGAGGGTGACCGTGTCCTCCCGGCGCGGACCGTCGACCTTGCGTTTGCCCCGCGAGTGCACCCGCAGCTTGGTCATGAAGAAGCTGTCGGTGACCTCGTAACTCACCAGGGTGGGCAGGTCGCGGGTGTGGTGAACGTAGCGGAAATGCGCTGGGTCGACGATGTTTTCCACGACCATCCGCGGTTGGATCGGCAGCCGGCCGTAGTCGAACGCGGTCTCGGCGGCCGCCACGTCCCAGAACTCGCCGGTGGGATACTCGTCGCGCAGGTCTTCGAAGATGTCGGGCAGCGTCCATGTCGGCGACCGGCCGGCGACATCGTGCCACAGGTAGATGATCCCGTTCTGCTCGCACACCGGCCACGGCGTGATACGCCGCTTGCTGGTTCGCCCCTCCGGCACCGCGACATTGCGGCCGTCCGGCCCCCAGGTCCAGCCGTGGAACGGGCACACAACACAGTCGCCGGACACCGTGCCGCCGTAACCGAGGTGCGCCCCCAGGTGCTGACAGAAGGCATCCAGGCAGTGCACGGTGCCGGCGTTCGACCGGTACAGCACAAGATCCTGTCCGAACACCTTGAGCGGCTTGATCCCGCCGGGTTCGAGTTCGTGCGACCAGGCGACAACGAACCAGCCGGTGGGCGCCATCCAGGACGGTAGCCTGACCTCGGTTTCGTTGTCGGTCACCACAACTGGCCTGCCCACGCATGCCCCCTCTCGAGCCGACGCGGGACAACGCTAGCGATACTTAGACAATTACGTCAAGTATTGGCGAGCAGGGAGCGCAGCATCGCGGTCGCGGTGGCGACCGCCGACTCCCGGCCCCGCCCGGAGCCGTCCATATAGGCGATGAACCAGAGCGCCTCGAGCATGGCCTCCACGGCCAGCCCCTGCGCGACGGCGTCGCCGAACGAACGGCCACGCAGGCGGTCGATCTGCCGGCCGATCCGGGTCGCCCAGCGTCGCTGTGCCTTCCAACCGGATTGCTGCAGCTCGGGATCGGCGAACGCGGCCTGTCGCCACACCGTGGCGAACACCCCGAAATCGTCGAAATAGGAGAAGAGTTCCGCCACCCAGGACGCCAGGTCGCGGTCGTCAGGGCGACCCGGCAACGCCTCGAGAGCCTCGAGCACGCGGTCCAGCCGCTCGACCGAACGATCGGCGACGGCCAGGAAGGCGTCCTGTTTGGACGCGAAGTAGACGTAGAAGGTGGGTCGTGACACCCCGGCCCGCTTGGCGATCTGTTCGACCCGGGTGCTGGCGTAACCGAACTCCTGGAAGGCCAGCCGGGCTCCGTCGATGATCTGCTCGCGGGTGCGGTCCGTCTTGGCACCGGCCGCCCACGGCGGCGTGCGTTCGCGCGGCTTCATCGCCATGAGTGAAGCACATACCGCCCCGATTTCACCCCGCGAGCAGTCGCGAACTCCCCCAAATCAGCCCGCATCCGGGGGTTTTTGTGTCTGCTCGCCGGAAAGAATCCGGAAAAAGATCAGGCCGCGCCGAGGCCGCGCAGGACGAAGCCCATCAGCTGCTCGACGTCCTCCTCCACCGTCCCGGTCGACTTCTGGTGGAACCGGTCGAGCAGCGCCGCTTCGACGGCGGCGCAGATCGTGCGGGCGTCGGCCTCCGGGGTGCACCGGGTGAACACCCCCTCGGCCTTGCCACGGTGCAGGATCGCCGCGATCGAGGCCTGATCGGCGGCGGTGACGAGCTCGAGCTCACGCTCGTATCCGGGCGTGCGCCGCATCTCCTCGGAGTAGAAGACCGCCATCCGCTTGCGTTTGCGCGGATGCGATGCCACCTCGAGCAGGTGGGTCATCCATGCGCGCAGCGCCTCGACCGGCGTCTCGGCCCGGGCGACCACTTCACGCAGCTGGGCCTGCACCGCCTCCCGGTCCCGGCGGAACATCTCCAGCAACAGGTCGTGCTTGGTGCTGAAGTTGCGGTAGAACGCCCGGGTACCCACCCCGGCCTCGTCGAGGATCTCGGTGATCGACACCGACGAGCCCGAATTGCGATCGAAACAGCGGTAGGCGGCATCGATGATGTGCTGCCGCTCCGATGAGCGATCGACCGTCCGAGATTCAGCCACAGTTGATCACACCGGCATCCTGCCATTTCGCGATCGTCGCGTCATCGTAGCCGAACTCACGCAGCACCTCCGCGGTGTGCTGCCCGGCCAGACACCCGCCGGGCGCCCGCACCTCCGAGCGGCTCATTGCCACCAGCGGCGTGAACCTCAGGTGCTCGTCGAAGACCGGGCTGACCGCGGTGACCGCGTACTCGGCCGCCAGCTGCGGATCGGTCTGGATCAGCCGGGCGGGTGCCCCCTCGTAGAGTTCGACACACCCCACCCCGGCTTCGGTGAGCCGCTTCTCCCAGAACTCGGCCGGTTCCTTGCGGAACGCCGCCTCGAGACGCTGGGCGAGGTCGGCGTCGTTGGCCGCGCGCCCCTGCGGGGTGCTGAACCGCTCGTCGGCCAGATCGGCGAAATCGCGCATCGCGGCCACCAGCGACGGCCACTCCTTCGGCTGTGGGGCGGCCAGGAAGACCCGCCCCTCACCCGCGTCGTAGATCCGGTACAGGGCCGACAGCCCGTTGCCGTCGTGCGCCGGCTCCGGAGCCGCGGGCGCGCCCGGGTAGTCGACCACCCAGTCGGTGAGCGCATGGGTGGCCGTCGCCAGCATCGAGGTGCGCAGCTCGGTGAGCGGCCGACCCCGGTCGCGGCCGATGAGCGCGGTGAGGATCGCCGAGGCCACCGCCAGCGCCGCCAAGCCGTCCGTCTGCAGCTCCGGTATGGTGCCGGCGCTGGTGACCCGCGGCGCCTGATGCATGACCTCATCGAGGTTGGCGGTCGCGCAGGCGGCGTCCGGCGCGTTCGCCAGCGCCACCCCGCCGGCCGCGCTGATGCTGGGCGCGTACGCCGGCCGGGCGGCGTAGGGGCCGTCGACACCGTAGCCGGGCGCGGAGACGTAGATGAGGTCCGGGTTGATGGCGTGCAGCGTCGCGGCGTCGATGCCGAGTCGCTGGGCCGCGCCCGCGCGCATGGACTGCAGGACCACATCGGCGGAGGCGACCAGTCGGTGCGCGATCGCCTTCCCCTCCTCGGTGTGCAGGTCGACCTGGATGCTGTGCTTGCCCTGCATCACCTTGGCGCCGGCCGCCTCCGGGAACTGCAGCAGATTGCGGATGCTGTCGCCGCCCATCGCCTCGAACTTGATGACGCGCGCGCCGAGATCGGCCAGCACGCTGGTGGCGTAGGGGGCGGCGAACATCTCACCGAACTCCAGGATCGTGATGCCGGCCAGTGGTGGCCGGGCGTCACCGCCGGATCCGGCCGCATTCGACGCCGTAATCGAGTCGGACGACCACCCCTCCCCGGACTCGCCCAGCCGCGGCGCGGCGGCCGGTCGGCGCAGTGGGCCGTCGGGGGTGTGAATCAGCGTCGACGGTTGACGAACCGGCCCGCGAACCGGATCGTCGACGACGGTGGAGCGCTGATCGTGTTGCAGCTGGGGATGGTCGAGAACCTGTGGGCCGGAACGGAACAGCTCGGCACACAGATCGGGGTTGCCGTCGAAGACCTGCTGCCACTCGGCGAGCGTGCGCTCACCGACCCTCGCCAGCATGATCGACCAGAACTCCCGGAAGAGCGCGGGATCCTCGAAGTTCGGAAAACCCTTCCACTTCGGGTCGGCGAGCAGTTCCATCAACCCGAACTCGTTCAGCATGGCCGCGAACAGATGCGGCGACACCTGGGCGAACTGCAGCCAGTACCCGTCCTTGGTGGGGGCGGTCAGCAACGCGAGCAGCATGGGACTCTGCGGGGTACCGTCATCGGTCCAGGCCTCGACGGTGTTGTAGGCCTCCGGCCACCGGATCCCGACGAGTTCGCCGAACCAGTTCCACGCGTCGACGGCGTACACCCCGCGCACCAGGTCGGTGTCGACGACCTGGCCGAGCCCGCTGCGCTCCCGTTCGTGCAGGGCGGCCAGGATGCCGTGCACCGCGGCGTGGGCCGCCGCGAAGCTGGCGTAGGGCACGTTCACATATGACGGACGCGGCGGATTCGCCATCCGCCGCACCGCATGGCACAGTCCCGCCTTGGCGAGCACCAGAGCTTCGTAGCCCTTCAGATCACGCCACGGACCGCCGCGCCCGTACCCGGTGATGTGGGCGATCACCAAGCGGGGGTGGCGGGCGAGCAGGCTGTCCGAGTCGATGCCCAGACCGACCAGCGCAGCCGGGCTGAAGGTCGTCACCAGCACGTCGGCGTCGGCGAGCAGCCCGTCCAACTCGGCGCGGGCGGATTCGGCCTTGAGGTCGAGAACCCGGCTGCGCTTTCCCCGCCCGAGCGCCGGCCAGCCGCGCAGGCTGCGCAGCGCGCTACCGCCCGGCGATTCGACCATCAGCACATCGGCGCCCGCATCCGCCAGGAACTGGGTGCAGTACGCCCCCGGCAGGGTGCTCGACAGATCGACCACGCGCAGGCCGGCAAGGGGTTCCACGACGGACGACGACGCCATCAACACTCCTCGAAAAGAGATTTTTCACACCCGGTCACAGCTAATCGGTCCCTGTGATGTACGTACGCATAGTAACCGCCTGTCATCCGTTAGTCCACCACGGTTTTCTTGCATCGGAACATTGACAATCCGACCGCCGGATCCCTAGCCTGTCTGAAAAGTGATTTTTCACTTCGTGTCGCGCTGAGAGGACCTCATGACCAAGATCTGGGCCAACTCCGGAGACTCGCACTTCCTGGAGCCCGACGATCTGTGGCAGAAGAATCTGCCGAAGCGGCTGGCCGAGCTGTGTCCGCGTTCGGAGCCGGACCCCGACGGCGAGTACGAGACCGTCTACGTCGACGGCCAGATCTTCCGCCGGAAACTGCCGACAGCGGCTCTCGTCGCGTTCGGCGAGATGAACTCGCGACCGCCCGGCTGTCGCGACGCCAAGGCCCGCCTGGCCGACCTCGACCAGGAGGGAATCTGGGGCGAGGTGATCTTCCCGTCGCTCGGCATGTGGGCGTCGGCGTTTCGCACCCCGGAGTTGCTCAAGGCGTGCATGC
The window above is part of the Mycolicibacterium hassiacum DSM 44199 genome. Proteins encoded here:
- a CDS encoding TetR/AcrR family transcriptional regulator yields the protein MTSRVAAAVARALDARQREATEEVERILRAALVVMERVSPAPPRVSDIVAEAGTSNAAFYRYFSGKDDLILAVLERGVSLVASYLEHEMAKETTPLAAVARWIEGTLAQIGEAQLMNVTRAAINQFTPSRDNEITQPLRRLLEEQVAAAGCDNPELATDAVFATVLGTLRRHVEEATRPTPAEVDHLVRFCLTAIDPEVTPSPTAVARTRRRRGSAARRPRTKR
- a CDS encoding acyl-CoA dehydrogenase family protein; the encoded protein is MTTALADTEDLDELRSRIRSFLQNAPKPDGLRNYGPTPTADDIEPGRAWHKYLAEHGYVCLHWPKEYGGADASVAFQAIFAEECARAGVPRQLGITAIDLVGPVLIKFGTPEQKARYLDPIRLGDHVWTQLFSEPGAGSDLAGVRTRAEKTDTGWRINGQKVWSSAANSAQYGLLLARTGPEQHAGLSMFIVPMDAPGVSVRPLKQMDGESKFNEVFLDNVELADDALIGEPGQGWAIALVTLGRERLTLGTQAVAMFKLHERMVQAARDRGRLDATLSRSLTRLWARMWLLRYTWQRAIEGGDLTSPAFSVLKLMTSETDRDLGDLATEVLGTDVCVDPTAGTDDADLVRAMLVGRAQTILGGTSEIQRNILGERVLGLPKEPR
- a CDS encoding acetyl-CoA hydrolase/transferase C-terminal domain-containing protein, with amino-acid sequence MTVAFGDGVGALRSLADGTAVGAVLSEVARELGGIRLVLGWLTAAPEGLDPGAFTDVVALMPGWGVRTVLSCATARFVPTPLSGIAALLADTLRPDVLLTRLVLRDSDACFGTEVSWQRQLADGGVRVLGIADDTAPCADAGPPVAATVLGRCTDGPRRYESAAPEPVHEALADAVLRFVPEGARLQYGPGQLGTALLRRTDRALRIDTGLLTDAVVDLDRRGLLIGTPSATYLLGSDELYAWADGRAILRGIDHTHDVSRLAADEGPFIAVNTAIEIDPVGQINVEGVGDKVVGGIGGHPDYCAAARRSRGGLSIIAVPSRTKGRSPLVERLSRPVSTPAYDVDLIVTESGHADLRGADWTERRRLIAALFE
- a CDS encoding SDR family NAD(P)-dependent oxidoreductase, which translates into the protein MSQELAGSQPLAGRVVLVTGGGRGIGRSHCLALARHGAAVVVNDPGVSRDGTAGDTGPAAEVVAEIEAAGGKAVAHTGSVADWDDVADMIRTAVDTFGTLTGVVNNAGIVRDATVTNATEEDWDAVIAVHLKGTFAVTRHACAYWREQAKAGNRIDARIVNTVSGAGLWGNYGQAAYGAAKAAIANLTVVTAMEGRRYGVTANAISPLAVTRISQDFFKGERAGDPALDPARSSEVVAWLQSAESGWLTGQILRIDGHKLIRIEGYSEAPQRYHAQDGESLRFDEIGQAVSWLYGTAPRGLAGPLPTS
- a CDS encoding TetR/AcrR family transcriptional regulator, with amino-acid sequence MATGRRPRARRGTAPGLIRDAARQLFAERGYGATTREIAERAGVSHELIFRYFESKEKLFVEAVLSPLLDAIGELHRGWLDDVSQGRGSEREYIIRFATAFFDFLTDNRAIAQAMIRLLADSDDDEVVAHVRGRISATLAPMEASLEEYLSRIGMTVPDPGLQLRQMLLSIGVAANILPFTYDSDDAVPGRDEVFYVVLRSVLPMWGQALEAPDGAATGRRRR
- a CDS encoding Rieske 2Fe-2S domain-containing protein, which translates into the protein MGRPVVVTDNETEVRLPSWMAPTGWFVVAWSHELEPGGIKPLKVFGQDLVLYRSNAGTVHCLDAFCQHLGAHLGYGGTVSGDCVVCPFHGWTWGPDGRNVAVPEGRTSKRRITPWPVCEQNGIIYLWHDVAGRSPTWTLPDIFEDLRDEYPTGEFWDVAAAETAFDYGRLPIQPRMVVENIVDPAHFRYVHHTRDLPTLVSYEVTDSFFMTKLRVHSRGKRKVDGPRREDTVTLKQWGVGMAYTRFSGRDNTHSAISVTPVDAHNSILRQTLFIEKIDGETDEQRTARIAAIESVFPEDLAIWQRQRFIEPPSLQTEEAKLFRMMRRWAQSFCPKPGEYGAGSR
- a CDS encoding TetR/AcrR family transcriptional regulator, with amino-acid sequence MAMKPRERTPPWAAGAKTDRTREQIIDGARLAFQEFGYASTRVEQIAKRAGVSRPTFYVYFASKQDAFLAVADRSVERLDRVLEALEALPGRPDDRDLASWVAELFSYFDDFGVFATVWRQAAFADPELQQSGWKAQRRWATRIGRQIDRLRGRSFGDAVAQGLAVEAMLEALWFIAYMDGSGRGRESAVATATAMLRSLLANT